In Sporosarcina sp. PTS2304, a genomic segment contains:
- the guaB gene encoding IMP dehydrogenase — protein MWESKFSREGLTFDDVLLVPAASDVLPKTVSLSVNLTDRIKLNIPIISAGMDTVTESKMAISMARQGGVGIIHKNMSVEQQAEEVVTVKRSENGVIKNPFFLTPEHQVFDAEHLMGKYRISGVPIVNNMEEKKLVGILTNRDLRFIQDYSIIIDEVMTKENLVTAPVGTTLEDAEKMLQQYKIEKLPIVDDKGILNGLITIKDIEKVIEFPNAAKDQAGRLLVGAAVGVTADTSVRVEKLVQAEVDIIVIDTAHGHSKGVIDTVRTIREQYPELAIVAGNVATGEAAEALYEAGADVVKVGIGPGSICTTRVVAGVGVPQITAIYECATVARKHGKTIIADGGIKYSGDIVKALAAGGHAVMLGSLLAGTTESPGDSEIFQGRRFKVYRGMGSVAAMEKGSKDRYFQEDAKKLVPEGIEGRMPYKGPLSDTIHQLVGGIRAGMGYCGSKDLEAHRENAQFIRMTGAGLQESHPHQVQITKEAPNYSVR, from the coding sequence ATGTGGGAATCAAAATTTTCTCGTGAAGGTCTGACGTTTGATGATGTATTATTGGTGCCAGCTGCAAGTGATGTGTTACCGAAAACTGTATCCTTATCTGTGAATTTAACCGATCGGATTAAGTTGAATATTCCTATTATCAGTGCAGGAATGGACACGGTAACAGAATCAAAGATGGCTATTTCAATGGCTCGTCAAGGCGGTGTCGGAATTATCCATAAAAACATGAGCGTAGAACAGCAGGCTGAGGAAGTTGTAACGGTAAAACGTTCTGAAAATGGTGTGATCAAGAACCCATTTTTCTTAACTCCTGAACATCAAGTATTTGATGCAGAGCACTTGATGGGTAAATACCGAATCTCTGGTGTACCAATCGTTAATAATATGGAAGAAAAAAAGCTAGTGGGTATTTTGACGAACCGTGATTTACGATTCATTCAAGATTACTCTATTATTATTGATGAAGTGATGACAAAAGAAAACTTAGTGACAGCTCCTGTAGGGACTACACTTGAAGATGCTGAGAAGATGTTGCAGCAATATAAAATTGAAAAACTTCCAATCGTTGATGATAAAGGCATTCTTAATGGGCTGATTACAATTAAAGATATTGAGAAAGTTATTGAATTCCCAAATGCAGCAAAAGACCAAGCTGGGCGTCTGTTAGTCGGTGCAGCTGTTGGAGTAACTGCTGATACGTCTGTCCGTGTTGAAAAGCTAGTTCAAGCAGAAGTCGATATCATTGTAATCGACACGGCTCACGGTCATTCTAAAGGTGTTATTGATACAGTTAGAACTATCCGTGAACAATACCCAGAACTTGCGATTGTCGCTGGTAACGTTGCGACTGGCGAAGCGGCCGAAGCTCTTTATGAAGCGGGTGCGGATGTCGTGAAAGTAGGAATAGGGCCTGGATCCATCTGTACTACACGCGTTGTAGCAGGGGTAGGCGTTCCACAAATTACCGCTATTTATGAATGTGCAACAGTTGCTCGTAAACACGGTAAAACTATTATTGCGGACGGTGGGATTAAGTACTCCGGAGATATTGTTAAAGCGTTGGCTGCAGGCGGACATGCGGTGATGCTTGGTAGTCTGCTTGCAGGTACTACTGAAAGTCCCGGCGATTCTGAAATCTTCCAAGGACGTCGTTTTAAAGTGTACCGTGGAATGGGATCTGTAGCGGCTATGGAAAAAGGGTCAAAGGATCGGTACTTCCAGGAAGACGCGAAGAAACTTGTGCCTGAAGGAATTGAGGGCCGCATGCCTTATAAAGGGCCACTTTCCGACACGATTCACCAGCTTGTTGGCGGTATTCGCGCAGGCATGGGATATTGTGGTTCAAAGGATTTGGAAGCTCACCGCGAGAATGCACAATTCATTCGTATGACGGGTGCTGGATTGCAGGAAAGTCACCCACATCAGGTGCAGATCACAAAAGAAGCTCCTAACTACTCGGTACGTTAA
- the pdxS gene encoding pyridoxal 5'-phosphate synthase lyase subunit PdxS, translating into MNFTYGGVIMDVINAEQAKIAEAAGAIAVMALERVPSDIRAAGGVARMADPSIIEEVQRAVSIPVMAKARIGHISEARVLESMGVDYIDESEVLTPADDEFHLLKSEFSVPFVCGARNLGEAARRLGEGAKMLRTKGEPGTGNIVEAVRHLRMINAQVNKIVHMNKDELMTEARELGAPFEILLAIKEAGRLPVVNYSAGGVATPADAALMMELGADGVFVGSGIFKSENPEAFARAIVQATTNYQDYSLLAELSKGIGTPMKGIEISTLANNELMATRSS; encoded by the coding sequence ATGAATTTTACTTATGGCGGCGTCATTATGGATGTTATTAATGCGGAGCAAGCAAAGATAGCTGAAGCGGCAGGTGCAATAGCAGTTATGGCACTAGAACGTGTACCTTCAGATATACGAGCTGCTGGTGGTGTAGCACGTATGGCAGATCCTAGCATTATTGAAGAAGTACAGCGTGCAGTGTCAATTCCAGTCATGGCTAAAGCGCGTATAGGACATATATCAGAAGCGCGTGTTCTCGAATCAATGGGAGTCGATTATATTGATGAGAGTGAAGTCCTGACTCCAGCGGACGACGAATTCCATTTATTAAAAAGCGAGTTCAGTGTGCCATTCGTCTGTGGGGCCAGAAACTTAGGAGAAGCTGCTCGCCGTTTAGGAGAAGGAGCAAAAATGCTTCGCACAAAAGGTGAACCAGGCACAGGAAATATTGTAGAAGCAGTACGTCACTTACGTATGATTAATGCACAAGTGAATAAAATCGTACATATGAACAAAGATGAGTTGATGACGGAAGCACGTGAGTTAGGGGCTCCCTTTGAAATTTTACTCGCTATAAAAGAAGCAGGGCGTCTACCCGTCGTTAACTATTCAGCTGGGGGTGTAGCCACGCCGGCCGATGCAGCATTGATGATGGAACTAGGGGCAGATGGAGTCTTCGTCGGATCTGGAATATTTAAATCAGAAAATCCCGAAGCATTTGCTCGTGCAATCGTCCAGGCAACAACAAACTACCAAGACTATTCTTTACTGGCGGAACTATCAAAAGGAATTGGCACACCTATGAAGGGCATAGAAATATCTACACTTGCCAACAACGAATTAATGGCGACACGCAGTTCTTAA
- a CDS encoding aspartate kinase — MKVCKFGGTSVASAEQIRKVVDIVMSDPSRKIVVVSAPGKRFSADIKVTDLLIELADTSLAGHDTTDALQKVVERYQQIADGLGLDNEIAEIIERDLIRRLNKDQTDEILYVDSLKAAGEDNNAKMIAAYFQHIGVEAEYVNPRDGGLLVNHRPERVRALPEGNEKLCTLRDKKGIIVFPGFFGYTDDGTLRTFNRGGSDITGALLAAATNAELYENFTDVDSVFSANPTVIENPRAIDAMTYREMRELAYAGFSVFHEEALVPAFRHKIPVCIKNTNNPSAPGTMIVRNRDHQLQSVVGIAADNGFSTLFVDKYLMNLEIGFGRHLLQILEEEEIPYEHTPSGIDNLSVIIRDEHLTSEKEARIIDRIEQELHPDDVHFQRGFSMIVLVGEGMRHARGLAARAASAIARTGANIEMINQGSSEVSLVFGIQEKDENSVLRELYQEFFTEVPVH; from the coding sequence GTGAAAGTGTGTAAATTTGGTGGTACATCCGTTGCATCCGCAGAACAAATTCGTAAAGTAGTTGATATTGTCATGTCTGACCCTTCACGAAAGATTGTAGTCGTCTCCGCACCTGGTAAGCGTTTTTCAGCAGACATTAAAGTGACTGACCTGCTCATTGAACTGGCAGACACTTCTTTAGCGGGTCATGACACGACAGACGCTTTACAGAAAGTCGTGGAACGCTATCAACAGATTGCTGACGGTCTCGGACTGGACAATGAAATTGCGGAAATTATTGAGCGTGATTTGATTAGACGACTGAATAAAGATCAAACAGATGAAATCTTGTACGTCGACAGCTTAAAGGCTGCAGGTGAAGATAATAATGCAAAGATGATTGCGGCTTACTTCCAACATATTGGCGTAGAAGCAGAATACGTTAATCCCCGTGATGGCGGATTACTAGTCAACCATCGACCAGAACGCGTACGCGCGCTGCCTGAAGGTAATGAGAAGCTTTGTACATTGCGAGATAAAAAAGGCATTATCGTCTTCCCGGGCTTCTTTGGTTACACTGATGACGGCACGTTGCGGACATTTAACCGTGGCGGCTCTGATATTACCGGTGCCCTTTTAGCGGCTGCTACAAATGCTGAACTGTATGAAAACTTCACTGATGTCGATTCCGTCTTTTCGGCTAACCCGACTGTTATTGAAAATCCGCGCGCAATTGACGCGATGACATATCGAGAAATGCGTGAATTGGCTTATGCCGGTTTTTCTGTCTTCCATGAAGAGGCTTTAGTTCCGGCATTCCGTCATAAGATTCCAGTGTGCATTAAAAATACGAATAATCCGAGTGCTCCAGGTACAATGATTGTACGCAATCGTGATCACCAACTTCAATCTGTCGTTGGTATCGCTGCTGACAACGGTTTCTCTACTTTATTCGTAGACAAATACTTGATGAACTTGGAAATTGGTTTTGGTCGTCATTTACTTCAAATTTTAGAAGAAGAAGAAATTCCTTACGAGCATACACCATCGGGAATCGATAACTTATCTGTTATTATTCGTGACGAACATCTGACGTCTGAAAAAGAAGCACGTATCATCGATCGAATCGAACAAGAACTGCATCCTGACGATGTACATTTCCAACGTGGTTTTTCTATGATCGTACTCGTAGGAGAAGGTATGCGCCATGCTCGCGGTCTAGCAGCACGCGCCGCTTCCGCTATTGCACGAACAGGCGCAAATATTGAAATGATTAACCAAGGCTCTTCAGAAGTCAGTTTAGTATTTGGGATTCAAGAAAAAGACGAAAATAGTGTACTTCGTGAGTTATATCAAGAGTTTTTTACAGAAGTACCGGTACATTAA
- the serS gene encoding serine--tRNA ligase codes for MLDSKVLRANFEEVKEKLSKRGEDLTDFEKFGGLDEKRRAILSKVEVLKAERNEVSQQVAQMKRNKENADEVIAKMKTVGEEIKAYDAELSKVEEELNYVLMRIPNIPHDSVPVGDSEDDNVEVRTWGEQPTFDFEPKPHWEIGTDLQLLDFERAAKVTGSRFVFYRGLGARLERALINFMLDLHQEEHGYEEMLPPYLVNRTSLTGTGQLPKFEEDAFLIEEEDYFLIPTSEVPVTNFYRDEILDGAKLPIAFTAYSTNFRSEAGSAGRDTRGLIRQHQFNKVELVRFVKPEDSYDELEKLTGHAERVLQLLNLPYRALKMCTADLGFTAAKKYDLEVWIPTQNMYREISSCSNFEDFQARRAHIRFRREPGAKPEYVHTLNGSGLAVGRTVAAILENYQQEDGSVVIPEVLRPYMGGKDKIVAPN; via the coding sequence ATGTTAGATAGTAAAGTACTACGTGCAAATTTTGAAGAAGTAAAAGAGAAGCTAAGCAAAAGAGGAGAAGACTTAACGGACTTTGAGAAGTTTGGAGGTCTCGATGAAAAGCGCCGTGCTATTTTATCAAAGGTTGAGGTTCTTAAAGCAGAGCGCAATGAAGTATCTCAGCAAGTAGCACAAATGAAAAGAAACAAAGAAAACGCAGACGAAGTTATAGCAAAAATGAAGACAGTAGGGGAAGAAATTAAGGCATACGACGCGGAATTATCAAAAGTGGAAGAAGAACTGAATTATGTACTAATGCGTATTCCGAATATCCCGCATGATAGCGTACCAGTAGGAGACAGTGAAGATGACAATGTCGAAGTCCGCACGTGGGGAGAACAACCAACGTTTGACTTTGAACCAAAGCCGCACTGGGAGATCGGAACAGACCTACAACTTCTTGATTTTGAAAGAGCGGCAAAAGTTACAGGTAGCCGCTTTGTATTTTACCGTGGACTCGGAGCAAGACTAGAACGTGCTTTGATTAATTTCATGCTGGATCTTCACCAAGAAGAGCATGGTTATGAAGAAATGTTACCACCGTATTTAGTCAATCGTACAAGCTTAACGGGCACAGGACAATTACCAAAATTTGAAGAAGATGCATTTTTAATCGAAGAGGAAGATTATTTCTTGATTCCGACGTCTGAGGTGCCTGTAACAAACTTCTATCGTGATGAAATTTTAGACGGAGCAAAATTACCAATTGCTTTTACAGCATACAGCACAAACTTCCGTTCAGAAGCCGGCTCTGCAGGACGTGATACGCGCGGTTTGATCCGTCAGCATCAATTCAATAAAGTGGAACTAGTGCGTTTCGTAAAGCCTGAAGATTCTTATGACGAGCTAGAAAAATTAACAGGTCATGCTGAACGTGTGCTTCAATTGTTGAACTTGCCATATCGTGCGTTAAAAATGTGTACGGCAGACTTAGGATTTACAGCTGCTAAAAAGTATGATTTGGAAGTATGGATTCCTACACAAAATATGTATCGTGAAATTTCTTCTTGTTCAAACTTTGAAGACTTCCAAGCACGTCGCGCACATATTCGCTTCAGACGCGAACCGGGCGCAAAGCCAGAGTATGTCCATACGCTGAATGGCAGTGGACTAGCAGTAGGCCGCACAGTCGCAGCAATTTTAGAGAACTATCAGCAAGAGGACGGTTCTGTTGTAATACCCGAAGTGTTGCGTCCATATATGGGTGGAAAAGATAAAATTGTAGCACCTAATTAA
- a CDS encoding glutathione peroxidase, with product MTTVYDFTVQTTDGGQQTLQQYDGHPMIIVNTASKCGFIKQFKELQQLYEEYKDQGLVILGFPSDNFNNQEFDNIEETLNLCQVNYGVTFPMFAKIDVKGDNADPLFTYLTEQQKGLLTEGIKWNFTKFLIDPNGQVVERFAPQTNPLKMQKSIEKLFIE from the coding sequence ATGACAACTGTTTATGATTTTACCGTACAAACTACGGATGGAGGACAACAAACACTTCAACAATATGATGGACATCCTATGATAATTGTCAATACAGCAAGTAAATGTGGCTTCATAAAACAATTTAAAGAACTTCAACAGCTGTACGAAGAATATAAAGATCAGGGACTTGTAATACTAGGCTTTCCTTCAGATAACTTTAATAACCAAGAATTTGATAATATAGAAGAAACCTTGAATCTTTGCCAAGTTAACTACGGTGTTACCTTTCCTATGTTTGCTAAGATAGATGTAAAAGGAGATAATGCAGACCCTTTATTTACTTATTTAACTGAGCAACAAAAAGGATTGTTAACTGAAGGGATTAAATGGAACTTTACAAAGTTTCTAATAGATCCTAACGGTCAAGTTGTCGAGCGTTTTGCGCCACAAACCAATCCGTTGAAAATGCAGAAATCAATTGAAAAACTATTTATTGAATAA
- a CDS encoding deoxynucleoside kinase yields the protein MKSLTIPKNSVFAVAGMVGVGKSTMTRVIASRLSFQASYENVAKNPYLEKFYTDFERWSFHLQIFFLAERFKEQKRIVENGGGFVQDRSIYEDVGIFAKMHADKGTMDAVDYETYMGLYDAMVMTPYFPHPDVLIYLEGPLEAILDRIDERGRNMELQTPRAYWEEMYRRYEQWINSFTACPIVRLNITEYDLLSKEEDVDRIIEKIAEVMQKKTIPCD from the coding sequence ATGAAATCACTTACTATACCGAAAAATAGTGTGTTTGCAGTAGCGGGCATGGTAGGAGTAGGGAAGTCGACTATGACTAGAGTCATTGCTTCACGTTTGAGTTTCCAAGCATCTTATGAAAATGTGGCGAAAAATCCTTACTTAGAAAAGTTTTATACAGATTTTGAACGTTGGAGTTTTCATCTGCAAATATTCTTTTTGGCAGAACGTTTTAAAGAACAAAAGAGAATAGTTGAAAATGGCGGAGGTTTTGTACAAGATCGTTCCATTTATGAGGATGTAGGAATCTTCGCAAAAATGCATGCGGATAAAGGGACAATGGACGCGGTCGACTATGAAACTTATATGGGCTTATATGATGCTATGGTGATGACCCCTTATTTTCCGCATCCGGATGTATTAATTTACTTGGAAGGGCCATTGGAAGCGATTCTTGATCGGATTGATGAACGTGGAAGGAATATGGAGCTACAAACTCCTCGTGCGTATTGGGAAGAAATGTACAGGCGATACGAACAATGGATTAACTCATTTACTGCTTGTCCTATCGTCCGCTTAAATATTACGGAATATGATTTGCTTTCTAAGGAAGAAGATGTGGACAGGATTATCGAGAAGATAGCAGAGGTTATGCAGAAAAAGACGATACCCTGTGACTAA
- a CDS encoding serine hydrolase, translating into MKKVTRRWLVAFMVPVMFLTMAGMVPVAKAESSLGIRVGGAILIDADSGKVLYEENATQPLGIASMTKMMTEYLMFEALEEGTITWDQQFKVNGYTYAISQDRRLSNVPLRRDGTYTIRELYEAVAIYSANAATIAIAETIAGTEAEFVNLMNEKAKELGLTDYKFVNSTGLNNEDLQGMHPSGSGEKDENVMPARSVAKLAYQLIKDYPEVLDTTKISQKIFREGTSDAIEMKNWNFMLPGLDYEYPGVDGLKTGTTLFAGHCFTGTAVRENKRLIAVVMNAVDDKGVGSYKARFDATRSLFDYGFNQFSNVELVSKGYQFKGQKTLGVIKGKERKVAIASKEPVSMIIRKSDKEEYEPQLVVDDKLVKNGQVQAPIKKGTVIGHLKVVRKDGTDLGFIDGKIAGTEVITTEDVKKAGWFALTMGAIGDFFSNAWNSSTGFVKGLFK; encoded by the coding sequence GTGAAAAAAGTAACAAGAAGATGGCTTGTGGCATTCATGGTGCCGGTAATGTTTTTGACAATGGCAGGAATGGTGCCTGTAGCTAAAGCAGAATCCTCATTGGGAATTCGAGTCGGTGGAGCAATACTGATTGATGCAGATAGCGGAAAAGTATTGTATGAAGAAAATGCCACTCAACCGCTAGGCATTGCGAGCATGACTAAAATGATGACGGAATATTTGATGTTCGAAGCGCTTGAAGAAGGTACTATTACTTGGGATCAACAGTTTAAGGTCAATGGCTATACATACGCTATATCACAAGACCGTCGATTGAGTAATGTTCCACTGAGACGTGACGGAACGTATACAATTCGTGAACTATACGAAGCTGTCGCAATTTACTCCGCCAACGCGGCTACTATTGCCATTGCAGAAACTATCGCAGGGACGGAAGCGGAGTTTGTTAACTTAATGAATGAGAAAGCGAAAGAACTTGGGTTAACTGATTATAAATTTGTAAATTCCACCGGATTGAATAATGAAGATTTACAGGGAATGCATCCAAGTGGTTCTGGAGAAAAAGACGAGAACGTTATGCCAGCACGGTCTGTAGCAAAGTTGGCGTATCAATTAATAAAAGATTATCCAGAAGTGCTAGATACAACTAAAATTAGTCAAAAGATTTTTCGAGAAGGCACGTCTGACGCTATTGAAATGAAAAACTGGAATTTTATGCTTCCCGGCTTAGATTATGAATATCCCGGAGTAGACGGACTAAAGACGGGAACTACACTATTTGCAGGGCACTGTTTTACAGGGACAGCAGTACGGGAAAATAAACGGCTAATTGCTGTCGTAATGAATGCTGTAGATGACAAAGGTGTCGGTTCGTATAAAGCGCGTTTTGATGCTACACGTTCATTATTTGACTATGGATTTAATCAGTTTTCTAATGTGGAATTAGTATCTAAAGGATATCAATTTAAAGGACAGAAGACGTTAGGTGTGATCAAAGGGAAAGAAAGAAAGGTCGCCATTGCTTCAAAAGAGCCAGTGAGTATGATTATTCGTAAAAGTGATAAAGAAGAGTACGAGCCGCAACTAGTTGTAGATGATAAACTTGTAAAAAATGGCCAAGTTCAAGCTCCAATTAAAAAAGGGACAGTTATTGGTCATTTGAAAGTGGTACGAAAAGATGGCACGGATCTGGGCTTTATCGATGGAAAGATAGCGGGTACGGAAGTAATTACAACAGAAGATGTCAAGAAAGCAGGTTGGTTCGCATTAACTATGGGGGCAATTGGTGATTTCTTTTCTAATGCATGGAACAGCTCTACTGGGTTTGTAAAAGGATTATTTAAGTAA
- a CDS encoding deoxynucleoside kinase, which produces MFVPFIAVEGPIGVGKTTLTTAIAKTFSYQQLQEISDENPFLDQFYQDKKKWSFQTEMFFLCNRYEQLKQINKEYLSVGKGVVADYHIFKNMLFAKRTLNATDFSKYREIYRILTEDLPMPNIIISLSADLPTLQQRIELRGRSYETDIDPSYLRQLSADYRSYIPEFENEHPTMPVIHIDGDQLDFVKNKEDMEIIMNQVRDAVQKGLKLNEITYYTEK; this is translated from the coding sequence GTGTTTGTTCCATTTATTGCTGTAGAAGGTCCAATTGGTGTAGGGAAAACTACGTTGACCACAGCAATTGCCAAGACCTTTTCCTATCAACAATTGCAAGAAATCAGTGATGAAAATCCTTTCTTAGATCAATTCTATCAAGATAAAAAGAAATGGAGTTTTCAAACAGAAATGTTTTTCTTGTGCAATCGTTATGAACAATTAAAGCAAATTAATAAAGAATATTTATCCGTTGGTAAAGGTGTCGTAGCGGATTATCATATATTCAAAAATATGCTGTTTGCAAAACGAACATTAAATGCAACAGATTTCTCGAAATACAGAGAAATTTATCGTATTTTGACTGAAGATTTGCCTATGCCTAATATTATTATTTCATTATCAGCTGACCTGCCGACGTTGCAACAGCGGATTGAACTACGTGGACGTTCTTATGAAACCGATATAGATCCCTCCTATTTACGTCAGTTGTCGGCAGATTATCGTTCTTATATTCCGGAGTTTGAAAATGAACATCCTACAATGCCAGTCATTCATATTGATGGTGATCAATTAGACTTCGTGAAGAATAAAGAAGATATGGAAATTATAATGAATCAAGTTCGTGATGCCGTGCAGAAAGGTTTGAAGTTGAATGAAATCACTTACTATACCGAAAAATAG
- the tadA gene encoding tRNA adenosine(34) deaminase TadA: MQNDDSFYMKLAIKEAEKAADLAEVPIGAVIVHDGTVIARAHNLRETTQNALTHAELSAIQSACEQIGSWRLENTVLYVTLEPCPMCAGAILQSRIPRVVYGARDPKGGCVHTLYQLLNDSRFNHECEVTEGVLADECGQLLTTFFRSLRMNKKSAKKEASSQE, from the coding sequence ATGCAAAATGATGATAGTTTTTATATGAAACTCGCTATAAAAGAAGCAGAAAAAGCAGCAGACCTTGCGGAAGTTCCTATTGGTGCAGTTATCGTTCACGACGGTACAGTTATTGCGCGTGCACATAATTTGCGTGAAACTACACAAAATGCTTTAACACACGCTGAACTATCCGCTATTCAATCCGCCTGCGAACAGATAGGTAGCTGGCGGCTGGAGAATACTGTTCTTTATGTAACGTTAGAGCCTTGCCCCATGTGCGCTGGAGCCATACTGCAATCACGAATTCCACGCGTAGTTTATGGAGCACGTGATCCTAAAGGTGGCTGCGTCCATACACTGTATCAGCTATTGAATGATTCCCGCTTTAATCATGAATGTGAAGTAACAGAAGGTGTTTTGGCAGATGAATGCGGACAATTACTCACTACCTTTTTCCGTTCTCTTCGAATGAACAAAAAATCGGCAAAAAAAGAAGCTAGTTCACAAGAATAA
- a CDS encoding PLP-dependent aminotransferase family protein, producing the protein MDMIFIELQKNSNMPLYQQIYNQIKQDIIDGKFPVGMKLPSKRQLEDFLGVSQTTIEMAYDQLTAEGFIAAEPRKGYYVQAIEELSYVQPTKNTLSIPTKMLNEPVHYDFSANSIDTEHFPFTAWRKYARDVMDPSNAHLLLLGDPHGDFELRQEIARYLYHSRGVDCVPEQIIVGSGTEQLLPLLIRILGKDAQYAIEDPGYLMTRHVFSENNGQTIPIAVDQEGLDVKALQRTNATIAYVTPSHQFPTGTVLSAARRTALLNWATSNSEFFIIEDDYDSEFRYRGRPIPSLQGMDKGEKVIYLSTFTKSLMPSMRIAYMVLPPRLLETYRQAFIPYSSSVPRIDQHILARFMADGQFSRHLNRMRKIYRQKMYTLTEYLTSYKPIVTFSGDEAGMHILLHIHTDRTEQELLEQALQAGIKIHNLHTYKVIQTRSVPSFLLGFGGLSEDDIRTGVDTLFRVWNIKKATAPTQ; encoded by the coding sequence ATGGATATGATTTTTATTGAACTTCAAAAGAATTCTAATATGCCACTCTATCAACAAATATATAACCAGATTAAACAAGATATTATTGATGGGAAATTTCCTGTAGGAATGAAATTACCTTCTAAACGTCAATTAGAAGACTTTCTAGGTGTCAGCCAGACGACTATAGAAATGGCTTACGATCAATTAACGGCAGAAGGTTTTATAGCGGCAGAACCACGGAAAGGATATTATGTACAAGCTATTGAGGAACTCTCATACGTACAGCCGACAAAAAATACTCTCTCTATTCCTACAAAAATGCTCAATGAACCTGTTCACTACGACTTCTCAGCAAACTCCATAGACACTGAACATTTTCCTTTCACAGCTTGGCGGAAATACGCACGTGATGTGATGGATCCATCCAATGCACACCTTTTACTACTTGGTGATCCGCATGGAGACTTTGAATTGCGTCAAGAAATAGCTCGCTACCTGTATCATTCACGTGGAGTGGACTGTGTTCCTGAGCAAATCATTGTTGGTTCCGGAACAGAACAGTTATTGCCGTTACTCATTCGAATTCTTGGAAAGGATGCGCAATACGCTATTGAAGATCCTGGTTACTTAATGACGCGTCATGTCTTCTCGGAAAATAACGGACAGACGATTCCTATCGCAGTGGATCAAGAAGGTCTCGACGTGAAGGCGCTTCAGAGAACGAATGCCACAATTGCTTACGTTACCCCTTCTCATCAGTTTCCAACGGGTACAGTGCTATCTGCGGCGCGCAGAACAGCCTTGTTGAACTGGGCAACTTCCAACTCCGAGTTTTTTATTATTGAAGATGATTATGATAGTGAGTTCCGTTATCGAGGACGTCCCATTCCCTCTTTACAAGGGATGGATAAAGGAGAAAAGGTCATCTATCTCAGTACGTTCACTAAATCTCTGATGCCTTCCATGCGAATTGCTTACATGGTACTTCCACCACGGCTTTTAGAGACGTATCGACAAGCCTTTATCCCCTATTCATCATCAGTACCGAGAATAGATCAGCACATACTTGCTCGTTTTATGGCAGATGGACAATTTTCACGGCATCTTAATCGCATGCGCAAGATTTACCGGCAAAAGATGTACACTTTAACGGAATACCTGACAAGCTATAAACCTATAGTTACATTTTCTGGTGATGAAGCGGGTATGCATATTTTATTGCATATACATACCGATAGAACAGAGCAAGAGTTACTTGAACAAGCACTCCAAGCAGGGATTAAAATTCATAATCTGCATACGTATAAAGTAATTCAAACACGCTCCGTTCCTTCTTTTCTTCTAGGTTTTGGCGGACTCTCCGAAGATGACATCAGAACGGGCGTAGATACACTCTTTCGCGTATGGAATATAAAAAAAGCAACGGCGCCTACTCAATAG